A segment of the Cygnus atratus isolate AKBS03 ecotype Queensland, Australia chromosome 28, CAtr_DNAZoo_HiC_assembly, whole genome shotgun sequence genome:
ACAGCAGGGGGGGGCCGTGAGGAGCCGGGGCGGGGGAGATAGAGCCCCCTCCCGGGACAGCCGGACCCCCCCCGAGCTGCCCAGGCGAGCCCCAGAGAGCGGGACAAAACCCCCCGGGCACCGGGACAGGCCCTGGCCCACgcggggggggtcccgggggacTCCCcggtgtgtgtggggggggcatcccgctccccccccccgctccgTTCGCCACGGGGCAATAGGGGCGAGGCTGCTCGCTCCCTGCCCCGGTGctcgggggggggtcccagtgCTCGGGGGAGGGGGTCCCGGtgcccgggggggtcccggtgcccgGGGAAGGGGGTCCCGGTGCCCGGGAGGGTCCCGGTGCCCGGGGGGAGCCCCGTGCTCACCGTTGCAGCGGTACTGcaggttggaccagatgatgttctcctgggagaagcagaagacccccagccgccccccgcGCATGGTGGTGTCGATGATCACCCCCGAGTCCGCCACCAGCCGCGGGCCTTCGTACAGCCGGACCCTGCGGGGGGGGGCaaaagggtgggggggggggtcagccAGGACCGGGGACCCCcaacccgggggggggggggggtgcggcaCGctgcggagcggggcggggggggggaaaccGGGGGAACtgtgagccccccccccctccccaccccataAAAAAGAACCACCGCCGGGATGGAGCCCGGggcccccgcgccgcccccggcccggccccgctgccttTTGTCGGGCGCTTTGCATGTGAAAGGCCCCGGCGGCCGGCGGGGTCGCCATGGCGACGGGACAATGGCCGCGGGGGCCCGGACGGGGCGGACGGGCCCGGCTCCCggagcctccccccccccccccccccccgcggcggcCGCCCCGACGGGTTccttaaaggggaaaaaagcgCCGGGGGGGCCCCAACGGGGCCGGACCCACCCCCAGCGAACGGAATCTGCCCCACAGGTCTGATCCCCTCTCCCAGTGGATgccgtgcccccctccccccccgccccgtcgGTCCCACCAGCCCAGGACCCCTCCCCATGCTGTCACCCCCTCACCAGGCCGGGACCCCTCCCCGAGGACCCGCAACCTCCGCGCTGAGACTGGCCGggctcctgccttccccccccaccctgggtgctgccagccccagcggcaccccccgcggccccccgctCACCTGATGTAGCCCACCTGGGGCCTGTGCACCAGCTGCCAGCGGTACGATGTCTTGTCCCTCCAGCCCACGTTGCGCGGGTCCTTCCACAGCAGGCGGACATGCTCGGGCGTGTGGCCCGTGTGCCATAGCGCGTTGCGCAGGTGCTCGCCGGGGCCCGTCGAGGACTTCACCGCCTGGGGGTGCGCGGGGCATCAGGGGGACCCCGCTGGCAGGGCCTGACCCAgtctgggggggggtgggggacagACACAGGAGGGTGGCAGCACCCACCTTGAGCTGCAGCCCCGGCTCGGCCACGGCACGGAAGGGGGTGGCCTGCCAGTACGTCTGCTCCGTCTGCTTCCACATCACCACGTAGAAGCTGGCGCTGTCCTGGTAGCTGAAGATGAAGCCAGCGTAGTCATCGTCGGTGACGGTGTTGACGTGGAAGGTGCCCTCAAAGTCCACCCCGTTGAAAGCTGTGTAGCCTGCGGGTGGGCAAACAGAGGAaggagccccctccccagcatgGGGACAAGACCCCGTGCACTGCCGCCATCCAGGGCGGTTTTTACCCCTCTCCACGGGGCACAGAAGTGGCCCTTGCCCCCCAGCGAGCAGGGGACAAGGATAAAGGGGCTGTCCCACGGGGTCTGCACCTCTTACCAACAGCCAAGCCTGGGTCGCTGTTCATGGTCTGCACAATCTCCATGCCCTGTGGATGAGACCTGGGTTAGGGGCGTTTCCGGGGACCTCCCGGCCCCTCTCCGCTCCCGCCCCAGAAGAAACATGGGGGGCAGCACCCACACCTGGTTGAGGACAACCCAGTTGGGATCAATCTGCGCATCCCCCTCGGGGTCCAGGATGACGGTCTGGTAGGCGCGGAAGTCGGTCAGCGTCACCTCGGCGCTCTCCGGGCACACGTCCAGCTGGTCGATCACTGTGTCGTTGTCGAAGTCCTCCTCGCACGCGTCACCCACGCCGTTCCCTGGGCACACGCACATGGGTCACGGAGGGACAGGTCCCTCCAGAGggctctgcctccccctgcccgcccAGCACTCACCATCCGAATCCTTCTGGTTGGGGTTGGGGATCAGGCGGCAGTTATCCGGGCCGGGTGGTGTGTAGTCAGGGATGCCATCGTTATCATCATCATTGTCACAGTCGTCCCCCAGCCCATCATTGTCTGAGTCCAGCTGGGAGCTGTTGGGGATCTCAGCGCAGTTGTCCTTGGTGTCCTGATGCCCGTCCCCATCACTGGCAGGAAGAACGCAGTCAGGGCAGCACCACAAACGCGGGGACCTGGCGCTGAGCTCCAGCACCTTCACCCACCCCAAAGACCCCTCATCTCAAGGACCCTCACCTGTCCTCGTTGGTGTCACAGATGTCCCCTACCAGGTCACTGTCCATATCTGTCTGGAAGAGACCAAAGCCCTAGTTCAGCAGGCACCCTGAGGCGACAGGACCCCAAACCCCGTCAGCCGGGGGGCAGGGTCCTGCAGACCCCAGGCCACCCCTGTCTCGACGCGTGCTGGCTGCCCAAGGCCATACCTGAGTTGGGTTGCTCATTTCAGGGCAACTGTCACAGGCATCCCCAACGCTGTCCTCGTCCCGGTCTGTCTGCAGCGGGTTGGGCACCTTGGGGCAGTTATCCAGCATGTTGGGAATTCCTGCAAGGACAGAGGCGTGTGGGTGCCCTCAGCACCCCAGCATGGCTGTGACAGTCCCTGCTCTGCAAGGAACCCCCGGCCACACACAGTCAAGCCTCATGAGCCACTCACCGTCCCCATCGATGTCATTGTCACAAGCGTCCCCCTCGCCATTGCTGTCCGTGTCCCGCTGGTCATTATTGGGCACGTTGGGGCAGTTGTCGCAGGCATCCCCAAAGGAGTCGGTGTCCGAATTCTGCTGGTCTTTGTTGGGGAAGAGCCGGCAGTTGtcctgcagggaagggaaggacagagaTGTCCCCATTGTGGTGGCTGGCAGAGCGGAGCCACGCTCCGGCATGGGTCAGGGCAGGGGGACATCTCCAGTGTGCCCGGTGAGACCATCCCAGAGCCACAAGCCCCggcctgctgcctcccaggagCAGCATCCTGGGGGCACCAGAATCAAGCCAAAGCAAGAAGCTGTGCCCCTTGCCCAGCACGAGCCCTAGCACCACAGGCACGTCCTGCCCGCGTAGCACAAACACCTCCACGTTCTTGATGCCATCACCATCTGCGTCATCATCACACTGGTCCCCGATGCCATCGTTGTCGGCGTCCTCCTGCCCTGAATTCGGCGTCAGGCGGCAGTTGTCCTGGAAGCACAGACACCAGtaaaggcagggaggaggacagCTCTGGAGCCCAGCCCCATGACAGGCTAGTGGTCTCCCAAGCCCCTTGCGCCCCTCGCCACGGGGAGGCCCACCTGCTTGCAGTGCTTGTTGTTGTCGATGCAGGGCAGGGGCTCATCAGGGTAGCCGTCGAGGTCCGTGTCTTCCCCACACACATTGCCGTTGCCAGCCCAGCCCACGTTGCACTGGAGAAAGGAGGAATCAGGGGCTGGGAAACAGGGAAGAGTCCTGGCAGGAGCAACCGCTGCTCATGCCAATTCCTCCGGCACCCTCTGCTTCTCAGTCGTCCCGTCCCCGCCTTCCCGCTCACCGCACAGGAAATTTCACCGTTCCTCTCGAACATGCAGAAGCCGTTGATGTCGCAAGGGTTGGAGGTGGGAGTGCTGCAGGACCGCTGCGGGATGCAGCCGGACGTCTGATTCCCCACAAACCCTGACTTGCAGGGGCCACATTTGTAGGAGCCCTGGGAGAAACGGGGCACGGGGCAGGATCAGGAGAGTGAAGAGGCCCCCGATGTCGGgtgggggagcagggcagctccGCTCACCGGCGTGTTGGTGCAGATGGAGTTGGGGTCGCAGCCACCATTGTTCCCATCGTTACATTCATCAATATCTGTGCAAACCTGCAAGCAGGATGGGAGAAACCATCGATcttctgcccctgcagctcctccaggagaCCCACCCCATGCCCGCGGCCTGCCTTCGGCACTGCTCTCCTTCAGAGCAGGGTCTGGCAGGCTCAGCATCCCCTGCCCGTCCCTGCAGCCCAACAAACCGGAGCACTCATGGCCAAGCCCCACAGCACTGCACTCACCTGCTTGCTGGCCTTCGCATAGTCGGCCCCCACGCCAGAGACGGTGTTGCCCCGATAGCCACGGGGACAGGGCTCACAGCGGAAGCCAGGTGCCGTGTTGATGCACTTCGAGCCGGGGAAGCAGGGGTTGGCATGAGCGCACTGCGGGCAcggggagagagaaaagctttgCCCCGGGTACGGCACCGGCGAGAGCACCCCGGTGGGTCTGTCCCCGCCGGGTGGCTCAGGGACACATACGGAGAGGGGAAGCATCTCGTGTGTGACACCTGCCCATGTTGTCTGCCAGCTCTGGGGCTCAGACCTCCCCCGTTGACAGGCATGAGGCCCGCTCACCTCATCGATGTCGACGCAGTGTGTGCCGTTGCCCTCCAGGCCCGGCGGACAGGGCCCGCAGCGGTACCCAGGGTACTCGTATGTCTCCATGCAGTCCACGCCGCTGAAGCAGGGGTTGGGGTTGCAGCGAGAACGGTGCTCATGGAAGCCTGCGGAGATGAGGGCCGGGCAGGGTGGTGAGCCGGGACGAGCGCACGCTCCCTGGGGTGGGAGCCGAGCCACGGCAACACTCACCGCAGACCTGGCACTCCATGATGGTGTTGCGGATCAGGGACATCTCCTTCACCTGCGaggcagcagagcacagggcgTTAGGGATGGGGGTGACTTGGGGAACATCACACCCCTGGGGTGCAGAACCCACATCCAAGCCCTGCCACGTATCTTCGAGCTCCACGCTGCCCTCACGGTGCCCAGTGCACTGCCCTTGGCCAAGCCCAGCCTGGGCAGTGCCAGTACCACTGCCCCACCTCACCTGGTCCCTAATGTCTTCTCGCAGGTCTGTCAGGATGCGGTTGAAGAGGGTCAGCTGCGTGACCAGCGCCTTGGTCTGCTCGCCTGCCACAAGCAGGGAGGACAAggtcagccccagccccaggacagaGGCAGCCTCCTGGGGCCAGGGGCTAGGGGCTGCCGTGCCCATCCCACGCCGTACCGGGGGGCACGAGGCAACCCCCgacccttccttctcctccctcgTCGGGCGCAAAGCCGCCCAGGTCATGGTCTTTGCACTGCAAGGACAGGTGCCAGCAGCAAGGACCTGCCCAGCTAGTTCATCCCCACTGGGGTCCCAAGACCTCGCAGGACCCCTCCTGTACAACACATCCCATGCCCCTCTGATCTGCCCCATGCCGGGGTGCCCAGCAGGTGCTAGGGACTCTGGGACAGGCTCCAAAGGGTTTTACACCTCCATGGAGCCTCAACCACCATCACCGTCCCCCCAGCTGGAAAAAggggaagcagagcagggacTTACCCAGGATGGAGGCCAGCGCGCTTGTCACTGCAGGGAGGAAGACAAGATCTTGTTGAACACTGCTTTGGCCAGCACACGGCCTGGAGACCCAGCACGCCTCCTGCCAGGGTGTGCTTGAGGGACAGAGGAGCCACCAAGGAACAAGGTCCCCACGCAGAGGACTGCAGTGCCACCTGCCATCCCTGCACAACAAACTGCTGGGCAGGCTCTTGAGGCTCCGTGGCCCTCCAGACCGCAGTCCTCACCTTCCCTTGCATGGTTGCTCCTGGCCACCACATGCACAGGAGCTCCCGTGTGCATAGGGCTGTCTGGCATGGCGCAGAAGCAGAAGCTCCCCCTGCACGATGTGATGCTGTGCCCCCTACGCACCAGCCCGTGCTCTTTGTGGTGCCCACCCAACGTGCCGTTCGACACGTAGCATGCATGGGGGAACCGGCCAGCCCCCCGTGCTCGGAGCAGAACACACGTGCCGTTACCTGCGCTGTGAATGGATTCATCTCCCTGGAACGGACACTCGCTCAGGGCCCCGACTCGGCTCATGGAGCCTCCCAGAATCAGCTTCATGGACTCCACGAACCCCTGACGTACCAGAGGAGACGCAGTCAGCCACGGGAGGCTGTGCCTGTCCGAGGGGTGCGAAGGACACTCGGCCCCATGCGGGGGTCCCAGCACTCACCTGCATCCTCTGGTAGGCCTTCTGTCCTGTGCGCACCTCGATCGACTCCACCTCTGCCAGGGGGATCTCGGACAGCTCGGGCAGCCCCACGCTAGAGTCCACTTGCTTGCAGTCCACGTAGAGCTCCACGCTCAGCATGTCCCCACGCAGCCCGCTCAGGCGCACGATCACCGTGTGGCTCTGCCCGTCCGCCACGTGCGCGTGCTGCAGGTTGACCGAGTGGAGCTTGTTGTCTTCCCGCAGGTAGCGCACCAGCACTGTGGAGGAGCGGGAAGGGGCCGTGAGCTCTCCTCTCCGGCCCCTTGGGACCAGTTGCAGCAGACCCGAGCAGTCCCCGCCGAGCTCGGTCCCTGTTTCTCTTCCCACATCCCCGGCGTGTGCCCCCCGCGTCCCCACGGAGCAGGCACCTACCCTTGTTGATCTTCCCCACCACGGACACCTCCAGCCACCTCGTGTTGTCCTTTTTGGAGTAGAGGCCAAAGAGGGTCCCCCCCTGCTTGGGGGGCAGGCGgaaggtggagaggaggaaaacGTCGTTCACCGTCAGGAGCTCCATCCGGATTTTGTGCGTGATGCTGGCCATCTGCCGGGCCTCGCTCACCAGGAGCAGGTCGATGACTGCGGGGAGCCAAGGACGGGGGTCGCATCCTGCCCGGCCGCGCGGGATGCAGGGGGATGCCCGCTTCGGGGCACCGCCGCCGGCCCGACCCGCTGGAAACCGGCCCCACCGGGCCCGGGGAAGCCCCGAGGACTCCCGGGGAGGCTCCGCACGGCCCCGCCGGCTccgcccagccccggccccgcgcggTGGCGCTCCAGGACCGGGAGCGGGAGCGGCCGCCCCGCCGAGAAGGATCCGCGGAGTCCCCGCCACCGGCGGCCCGGAGCCCGGGAAACGGGCGGGGCCCCCGGCTCGGGGCCTTCCCCGCTCCCCCTCGCCCCGGGGTTTCCCCGCGGGGGCGGCCGCACCGCCCCGAGCATCCCAGCTGCCGGGCGGGGAAGGCTGGcggagcccccggcccggcggAGGCGGGGAACGGAGCGGAGCGGGGACGCGGCTCCCGGGGAGGCTCCGGGAGGGGGAAGCGCGGAGCCCcaccggggccgggccccgggaACCGGCGCGGAGCAGCCaccgcggccgccccgccgaGGCGCTGCGGGAACCGGAGCCCCGGCGAGGAACGGGCCGGCTCTCGGCACAGGCCCGGGGCGCTCCGGGGGAGCACGGAGAGCCCGGTCCCGCCGGGGCACGGCAGCCCGCTCGCTCCGTGCCGCCGCACCGGGCAGACCGGGAGGAGCCGCGACCCTGGGGCGAGCGGCGACCGCGCAGCCCGACCCCGGCAGCCTCCCCGCTGGCCCCAACGCCCCTCGAACCGGAGCCCTCCCGCCGCGGGCACCGCTACACGGAGCCGGGACGGGGACCGGCGTCCGGGCGGGACTGGCGGCGGCCCTGCCCGCAGCTGGCCCCGGGACTGCGGGCAGCGGCGACCCTCGGGGGTGCTGGCGGCCGTCCCGAGCTCCGGGGATGAatgtccctctgtccccagcgCGGAGCGCCGGCTCGCCGCAGCTGCCCGCAGCCCGGCTGCCAGACCTCCCAGGGAGAGCACAGCCGCTGTCAGCGGCCCCGGGCCGGCCGGCGGGGGCCGGCAGCCCCCGTCTcagggcagcggggcagggaaCCGGCGCCTCCCCGGCTCGCAGCGGGCCGGGAACGGCGGGGGCGCCCCGTCCGCGTCGCCCCGTCGGGGCTGTCCGGCCGTCCCCGCGCCTGCCGCTGCCCGGCGGGACGGAGCGGCACAGGGAGCCGCCTTACCTTGCAGCCCCTGGCGAGCCGCGCCGGCGGcgcccagcaggagcagcgccAGGAGCGCGCCGAGCGCCGggccccccgcggccgccggTGCCCCCATGCCGCCGGTGCCGCCGGTGCGGagcggagcgcggcggggcggaGTGGCGCGAGCGGGGAGGGGCCGGCGCTGGCGGCGAGGAGGAAACAAAGAGCCGTCAATCACGGACGCGCATCCCGGGGACCCCGGCGGGCGCTCCGCCGCGGCGggccggccgcagccccgccaAGCGGAgaggagcggggcggggcggggcggggcgcggtGCACCGGGACCGGCCGGCGGCAGGGCCCGGAGCTGCGGGCGACCCCCGGGCACCTCGGCGCTGCCCGCCCCTGCACGGCTCCCGCTCACAGAAATTGAGTGTGGCAGGCGCCGGTTCACCGGGAGGTCAGGCAGTCTGGGGCCGCCTCGCTGGGAGCCGGAGCGGCCCCGGCAGCGCCGGAGCGTCCGGCCCGGGAGAGACGGGGACCGGGAGCCGCGGGGACAGCGCGGGGGACGGGGGGTGGCCGAGGCGGAGCCGCTTTGCCAAGGGTGCCTCGCGGCGGGGTCCCAGCCCCCGGGGCCAGGCGGCGCCCCCCGGGCAGCGGAGCCTCCgggggccggccccgctcccctggCCGGAGAGGAGCGAGCGGAGCCAGGCCACCTGGAGCCGGCTCAGCGGCATAAATCAGCCTCAGGAACCGGCCCAAGCCTCCGGAGCAAAATAATGAGCTCATCTGAGAAGCTCCTTCACCTCTGCCCCGGGCTGGGAGCGGGAGCCCTGGGGACGCCGCAGGAGCCCCGACGGCGGATCCCGACGGCAGCGGGGCGCGGAGCTGGGGGTGCGCCCAAGCCCCCGGACCGGGGATGCTCAGCCCCGGGGGCCGCCTGCCCTGCGCTCTCAGGCCTCAGCCTCCCGGAGGGCTCCGGCAGGGCTCGGGGCACTcggccaggctgcagctggaggccgCGGGGAGCGGAGCCGCGCAGCCGGGAGGCCGGggcgggcccggcggcggggcagccccggcagctGGCCCCGCAGCTCCCGCTGAGCGCCGGCCAAGGCGCAGGAGCAGCGCGGCTCCCCGGCCGTGTTTACGGCTGTTTCCCCCGCCTCCATAACaacgggc
Coding sequences within it:
- the THBS3 gene encoding thrombospondin-3, whose protein sequence is MGAPAAAGGPALGALLALLLLGAAGAARQGLQVIDLLLVSEARQMASITHKIRMELLTVNDVFLLSTFRLPPKQGGTLFGLYSKKDNTRWLEVSVVGKINKVLVRYLREDNKLHSVNLQHAHVADGQSHTVIVRLSGLRGDMLSVELYVDCKQVDSSVGLPELSEIPLAEVESIEVRTGQKAYQRMQGFVESMKLILGGSMSRVGALSECPFQGDESIHSAVTSALASILGEQTKALVTQLTLFNRILTDLREDIRDQVKEMSLIRNTIMECQVCGFHEHRSRCNPNPCFSGVDCMETYEYPGYRCGPCPPGLEGNGTHCVDIDECAHANPCFPGSKCINTAPGFRCEPCPRGYRGNTVSGVGADYAKASKQVCTDIDECNDGNNGGCDPNSICTNTPGSYKCGPCKSGFVGNQTSGCIPQRSCSTPTSNPCDINGFCMFERNGEISCACNVGWAGNGNVCGEDTDLDGYPDEPLPCIDNNKHCKQDNCRLTPNSGQEDADNDGIGDQCDDDADGDGIKNVEDNCRLFPNKDQQNSDTDSFGDACDNCPNVPNNDQRDTDSNGEGDACDNDIDGDGIPNMLDNCPKVPNPLQTDRDEDSVGDACDSCPEMSNPTQTDMDSDLVGDICDTNEDSDGDGHQDTKDNCAEIPNSSQLDSDNDGLGDDCDNDDDNDGIPDYTPPGPDNCRLIPNPNQKDSDGNGVGDACEEDFDNDTVIDQLDVCPESAEVTLTDFRAYQTVILDPEGDAQIDPNWVVLNQGMEIVQTMNSDPGLAVGYTAFNGVDFEGTFHVNTVTDDDYAGFIFSYQDSASFYVVMWKQTEQTYWQATPFRAVAEPGLQLKAVKSSTGPGEHLRNALWHTGHTPEHVRLLWKDPRNVGWRDKTSYRWQLVHRPQVGYIRVRLYEGPRLVADSGVIIDTTMRGGRLGVFCFSQENIIWSNLQYRCNDTIPADFEPFRRFLLEGRE